In Luteolibacter yonseiensis, a single window of DNA contains:
- a CDS encoding choice-of-anchor D domain-containing protein, with the protein MKHHSLLQLLKGFAAACILAASTGAAVAAAPEIVVEQPAGTNVSDGGSVNYGSIDLGTNKPLTFTIKNTGDADLTGLAVTKSGANQSDFAISGTPTSPLTGPSGTTTFTVTFNPTAKGARTAEIQIANNDADEGPFNITLNGTALAPEIVVEQSGTGINDGGSKAFGNSPVGTPVDLSFTIKNTGDADLTGLALYVDGTNSGDFTVTAAPTAPVSGPSGSTNFTVRFTPSGIGNRSAVLHIPSNDSDEDSFEINLSGTGQAAEIVVLGRGASNIADAGSQAFSQTMVGGFDKITFTIQNSGNLDLTGLTVTKDGANPGDFVIASNPTAPVAASAVTTFDVLFQPTAAGARTATLHIASNDPDENPFDITLTGTGAAPPSGSDSFGYKLASTPVNAFSLKTSDPDVVTAGSLSGDDYYQSVNIGFTFFLYDKAYTSLAASTNGLLTFGSESAAYSPHTIPNSSAPNNYVAPFWTDLVKGAGSNILYATRGSAPNRTFIIDYQDMEEYANSAARVSFQVILYEGSNSIEIQYKKFTGFTTGRNVTVGIENFAGSDGIQYTAQTARPIPPGGAPTAIIFTRPVIVDVVSKFTRPDGSLQDVGTLSSGLNPEIGVYKEPYGASRRYEAPEFIYLDKDFAVLPAAGEVTDANPAWYRLVNDGYALDGQVVQGAQKFFATTLSHDVTIIWRWRLEYAAVVESGKPNGGSVNGGGRFWYKPGDQFTAIIDNPLDGLSESAGMRLIVQGYSLFDKTGAQMGVEIPVTAGAFVSSNPLSMSAPVRLKWRWAGQVRYRLDARSSGVTSNLLNSQSFLRVYKPDRTTVDATYYGNGADMPVWVNVGSKVEAGAFYRSLDRRWTLTDFAAPPGADLAPIGSSVATLADSTAVLPSGGGAAQISRIFTVQVAMAPTDIHWLYGPTVFRAEVPLGKSFDPKSPDIQLVPDLATGGVLKVLDGGPNLSIDAKINAPEGSTMNGAALRWDPLAKELFPVQPGSYRLNWADASGSAETYTVEIVTTFPGDSAPLVFPREDEDGRRQGVAPNYVVSTPPLELVSSDFPAAPAAHYRHLYDPLPTRRPPTKLDISATDEWAFQEMPYAEKGMSATVATTVPGVPYSTSGTGRSVVLFSYRANIDEVADGDLAKENLAVRVVQSTPVGVITRNDQKLVLGRHALQLGSGSAPGGVYGIVQNGSSPATTSINPGDKFVVDFWLNAKGLKTSTPITLANCVTVSGSTAVTCATTANVQAGMGINGTNIPAGTKIASVTNGTTLQLSTPATANGTALSLSATNKPVTVVSTGGGGLKVTLDPEGATVTADYRGVKVTHPLPKAGVSWKHYVIHVFTNSFFGVDVAMVDFYLDGLRQEKGFVTGWLPTAVTSTVGSGLTANSLRFGVDATASQGLLLDNFRIFNLGTDPEGYLNAGELRRLRTERDMTVVGKRLRNVGPLVSFHFEDTPLAGRFSNQGSLPNIAVGTVAGSTPYAGKWADTDLQEVATKLESTLDNAAFSGSGYVLNPVSNYNVDLYNRAAEIGTWGPVFPINDKQLFTEVTKKLEVAYYENPYLTDRKSNPNVSWPYIATEYKDVTFPALGPNKDKAIYIASRIGSEGVDQKGFTQPVFDLADYADLKIYQQPDRTLAGYNPNEEHALVAPANRAALKVKNLGEDVPNNPPLAAFALQRDINTATTIYTSDPWVLVQVNNLATGEPEMAAYQVFKTRTGATAFPRPSTAVVNTAGSGLAYEAASVPEDGFLTMDPAKSLNFSYQFDYPVFAGDLLIPPYPLNIVIGNVPMRDARGNSLQVNGVNQRTLWRDVNSNAWVVSGGGQFFHQFFYPFRSDFYLAGATAGVPVAWLPDDGRTYTGTGTSLNPVKVNYTSYWRKDYPKLKRGETLTYQGGEYFNETPGSNGLPALVAMASAEVIYDSSTPSMVYGPTATNSHDLSKASARIIRPLDRRENPFTVAQMGGAGFTPAATAKVFIVAERWYFKELPGSLQKRFYFDSLAAKLVFRGRLNDKESGDSNLTAGPDPLNILEPNVLTKDDYTRLRALSSDSAWRTAIDNIYLKVQNPEDISSGNTNASAAAKNLQGVKPKPSNYPNELGKFWIKNGSTYTETTSPTPTMVPLDSFGVGSALVPSPTLLTQNPNGSIYITIAENNRTELVGAPISLHIIEIIPDRYRGAIKVIEGSDAFSEKVTLQHNGEFGANTADLYYEWWIRDAAPLDVVAQEVLANGTLTQTSASGQSLWQEYIPTDRASETSLDGKHLGLNSVVFEGRPDVVLADKLVLMRYRHRSESNWKLVPFEFANASVAWKPGSVLPVTAAPFQWAGAANSPQLQADGSKRYIPQLVMGWVKRVLDRINPYEARYADFFSNESPATYSSQIQIAGAPYAGNVALNPSKNVIENTGLIELYRTVLERAKELSIDNSSNGNTTDGINQALLLAATRLSVLYELLGNEAYSDAQDSTINSGEDAALSSVASFTHAFQNMESDLQHEELSLLRGTDFGKSYPIYNRMFWNYAKGLGEAAYNVNYNIYDVNTDGFINEDDARKLYPQGHGDAWGHYVSALDMHYTLLQHSGFSWKTRSELYSLMQNVLEVDFLDEKTFARLGAERARAGRDIVRNTYRLNYTQNPDGQWQGYTDGADPARAWGVSEWAHRAGQASHFDWVVANALLPEDAGAATPVTNPENLDRIERSGAIDEIGAIAGGLHEIQVAMDEANSGVNPLGLDSDAFAFDIELQFYNNASGGDRRSQFEQIYTRALDASANALTTLDMATQSGNKLRSLADDTDGLIQEAMAQDLDFRNRLIEIFGRPYDGTIGVGKAYPEGYLGPDTLLYAYLDKTKISEIVPERASSDKKVVTFDTIYKEATGIMNKKSMVDLYKGAWDGSPGTKRTTAFETLIGNNNYRFENKTFTAPYTTASKYAFQSLPGWGTRTSYGRVQASLQDMLADEIELDSAISDYIAYLRELENKLHRIDSQLAIFQEKNDNHDEIAKLRKKLSDTVIGLETAFGIVSRVAGFLSAAMEAGKEAIPEVVGFSFDATSVPRGVLKSIWGITKVVEGIADTVKELSVAIVTRDAEANEYKIDLRNEQLDQVAELEGMIEEFQSLAGAEQSQRNAIGAAIQNMEVHRQEYITAQAEGFRLLREREAFNKILAAKVQKNRYQDMIFRLSRNEAMSKYQSSFDAAARYAWLAARAYDYETSLDPGHPAAPGSLLDKIVKERQLGAWADGVPQIGHGGLAEILAQLKGNFNVLKGQLGISNPQEANEKISLRSELFRINTMDSELSAAQELKANIAALNIPESQLTMDQRLLLATLDDEENQAALAQGPASDDRWKDALKARIVPDLNTMPEFVRHCRPFATGVQPGLVIRFSTTIETGKNLFGLPLIAGDHSYSTANFATKIQALGVWLDNYNAAGLSISPRAYLVPLGTDYLRNSTASQPITRAWNIVEQRIPTPYLINAGNISSPNYIPTLNGVDGSFSDLRRHGDFRMYHDNGDPEADDSELIMDSRLISRSVWNSQWMLVIPGAGLDANPEAGLQKLTDNISDIKLYFLTYSHQGQ; encoded by the coding sequence ATGAAACATCATTCTTTGCTCCAGCTCCTGAAAGGCTTCGCCGCCGCCTGCATCCTCGCCGCATCGACGGGTGCCGCCGTTGCTGCCGCGCCCGAGATCGTTGTGGAGCAACCGGCCGGTACGAACGTTTCCGATGGTGGCTCCGTGAACTACGGCTCCATCGATCTGGGAACCAACAAACCGCTGACGTTCACGATCAAGAACACCGGTGATGCCGACCTCACCGGTCTCGCCGTAACGAAAAGCGGAGCGAACCAGTCGGATTTCGCCATTTCAGGCACTCCCACCTCGCCGCTGACCGGACCATCCGGCACCACGACGTTCACGGTGACCTTCAACCCCACCGCCAAGGGAGCGCGGACCGCCGAGATCCAGATCGCCAACAACGATGCGGACGAAGGCCCGTTCAACATCACCCTCAACGGCACCGCCCTTGCACCGGAAATCGTCGTCGAACAATCCGGTACCGGAATCAACGACGGCGGCTCGAAGGCGTTCGGCAATTCTCCGGTCGGAACTCCGGTGGACCTTTCGTTCACCATCAAGAACACCGGTGACGCGGACCTTACCGGACTGGCCCTTTACGTGGACGGGACGAATTCCGGCGACTTCACCGTGACCGCGGCACCGACCGCTCCCGTGAGCGGACCGTCCGGAAGCACCAATTTCACAGTCAGGTTCACGCCGTCCGGAATCGGCAACCGCTCGGCGGTGCTCCACATTCCGAGCAATGACTCGGATGAGGACTCATTTGAAATCAACCTTTCCGGCACCGGACAGGCCGCGGAGATCGTCGTGCTCGGCCGCGGTGCCTCGAACATCGCGGATGCGGGGTCCCAGGCCTTCTCCCAAACCATGGTTGGTGGCTTCGACAAGATCACCTTCACCATCCAGAACTCCGGCAACCTCGACCTCACCGGACTCACCGTGACGAAGGACGGGGCGAACCCGGGGGATTTCGTCATCGCGTCCAACCCGACGGCCCCCGTCGCGGCTTCCGCAGTGACGACGTTCGACGTCCTGTTCCAGCCGACCGCGGCGGGAGCGAGGACCGCCACGCTCCACATCGCGAGCAACGATCCGGATGAAAACCCTTTCGACATCACGCTGACCGGCACCGGCGCGGCTCCGCCGAGCGGTTCGGACAGCTTCGGTTACAAGCTGGCTTCCACCCCGGTGAACGCGTTCAGCCTGAAAACCAGCGATCCGGACGTGGTGACGGCGGGCAGCCTTTCCGGCGACGACTACTACCAGTCCGTGAACATCGGTTTCACCTTCTTCCTTTATGACAAGGCCTACACCTCCCTCGCCGCGTCGACGAACGGCCTCCTGACATTCGGCAGCGAGTCCGCCGCCTACAGCCCGCACACCATTCCCAACAGCTCGGCCCCGAACAATTACGTCGCTCCGTTCTGGACTGACTTGGTGAAGGGCGCCGGCAGCAACATCCTCTACGCGACACGCGGCTCCGCGCCGAACAGGACCTTCATCATCGACTATCAGGACATGGAGGAGTATGCGAACAGCGCGGCCCGTGTTTCCTTCCAGGTCATCCTTTACGAAGGCAGCAACTCGATCGAAATCCAGTATAAGAAGTTCACGGGCTTCACCACCGGCCGCAACGTCACCGTCGGTATCGAGAACTTCGCCGGAAGCGATGGTATCCAATACACGGCCCAGACCGCGCGTCCGATTCCTCCCGGTGGCGCCCCCACCGCCATCATTTTCACCCGTCCCGTCATCGTGGATGTGGTGAGCAAGTTCACCCGCCCGGATGGTTCGCTGCAGGACGTTGGCACGCTCTCCAGCGGTTTGAATCCGGAAATCGGAGTCTATAAGGAGCCGTATGGCGCTTCGAGACGCTATGAGGCGCCGGAATTCATCTATCTGGACAAGGACTTCGCCGTATTGCCCGCCGCAGGGGAGGTGACCGATGCGAACCCCGCATGGTACCGCCTGGTGAACGATGGCTACGCCCTCGACGGGCAGGTGGTGCAGGGGGCGCAGAAATTCTTCGCGACCACCCTGTCCCATGACGTCACCATCATCTGGCGCTGGCGTTTGGAATACGCGGCGGTCGTCGAGTCCGGGAAACCCAATGGCGGATCGGTCAACGGCGGAGGCCGCTTCTGGTACAAACCCGGTGACCAGTTCACGGCCATCATCGACAATCCTCTGGACGGCTTGTCCGAGTCGGCGGGCATGCGCCTGATCGTGCAGGGTTACTCGCTTTTCGACAAGACGGGCGCGCAGATGGGCGTGGAGATTCCGGTCACGGCAGGTGCGTTCGTATCTTCGAATCCGCTCAGCATGTCGGCTCCGGTCCGCCTGAAATGGCGCTGGGCCGGACAGGTCCGCTACCGTCTGGACGCGAGATCCAGCGGCGTGACTTCCAATTTGTTGAACTCCCAGTCCTTCCTCCGTGTCTACAAGCCCGACCGGACCACCGTGGACGCCACCTATTATGGAAATGGTGCGGACATGCCGGTGTGGGTGAATGTCGGCAGCAAGGTGGAGGCTGGAGCGTTCTACCGGAGCTTGGACCGCCGTTGGACGCTGACGGATTTCGCGGCGCCTCCGGGAGCGGACCTCGCACCGATCGGCAGTTCCGTCGCAACGCTCGCGGACAGCACCGCGGTATTGCCCTCGGGTGGGGGAGCCGCCCAGATTTCCCGTATTTTCACCGTGCAGGTTGCGATGGCGCCCACGGACATCCATTGGCTTTATGGCCCTACCGTCTTCCGCGCGGAGGTTCCCCTTGGCAAGAGCTTCGATCCCAAGAGCCCGGACATCCAACTGGTTCCGGATCTTGCCACGGGCGGGGTGCTGAAGGTGCTTGATGGCGGACCGAATCTCTCGATCGACGCCAAGATCAACGCGCCGGAAGGCAGCACGATGAACGGCGCGGCGCTCCGCTGGGATCCTCTTGCGAAGGAGCTTTTCCCGGTGCAGCCCGGCAGCTACCGCCTGAATTGGGCGGACGCCAGCGGTTCGGCCGAGACCTATACCGTCGAGATTGTCACGACATTCCCTGGTGACAGCGCCCCCCTTGTTTTCCCCCGTGAGGACGAGGATGGCAGGCGCCAGGGCGTCGCGCCGAACTATGTGGTCAGCACGCCTCCTCTTGAACTGGTCTCCAGCGATTTCCCCGCTGCCCCGGCCGCACACTACCGGCATCTGTATGATCCGCTTCCAACCCGTCGTCCTCCCACGAAGCTGGACATCAGTGCCACCGACGAATGGGCTTTCCAGGAAATGCCATACGCCGAAAAAGGCATGTCCGCCACCGTCGCAACCACCGTGCCCGGCGTGCCTTACTCGACAAGCGGCACAGGCCGCAGCGTGGTGCTCTTCAGCTATCGCGCGAATATCGACGAAGTCGCGGACGGGGATCTGGCAAAGGAAAACCTCGCCGTGCGCGTCGTGCAATCCACCCCGGTGGGCGTCATCACCCGCAACGACCAGAAACTGGTGCTCGGCCGCCATGCGCTCCAGCTGGGCAGCGGCTCGGCCCCCGGAGGCGTCTACGGCATCGTGCAGAACGGCAGCTCTCCCGCCACCACCAGCATCAATCCTGGTGACAAGTTTGTCGTGGACTTCTGGCTGAACGCCAAGGGTCTCAAGACATCCACTCCAATCACGCTGGCGAACTGCGTCACCGTCAGCGGATCCACCGCAGTGACCTGTGCCACCACCGCGAACGTCCAGGCCGGCATGGGTATCAACGGCACGAACATTCCCGCCGGCACGAAGATCGCCTCCGTTACGAACGGCACCACGCTGCAGCTCAGCACCCCGGCCACCGCGAACGGCACCGCTCTTTCCTTGTCCGCGACGAACAAGCCCGTCACGGTCGTCAGCACGGGCGGCGGCGGACTCAAGGTCACCCTTGATCCCGAGGGAGCCACCGTCACGGCGGACTACCGCGGTGTGAAGGTGACCCATCCGCTGCCAAAGGCGGGAGTCTCCTGGAAGCACTACGTGATCCACGTTTTCACCAACAGCTTCTTCGGTGTGGATGTCGCGATGGTGGATTTCTACCTCGACGGCCTCCGTCAGGAAAAAGGTTTTGTCACCGGTTGGTTGCCTACCGCCGTGACCTCCACGGTTGGCAGCGGACTGACGGCGAACTCGCTGAGATTCGGCGTGGACGCCACCGCAAGCCAGGGCCTGTTGCTGGACAATTTCCGTATTTTCAATCTCGGAACGGATCCGGAAGGTTACCTGAACGCCGGAGAACTCCGCCGTTTGCGGACCGAGCGGGACATGACCGTCGTCGGGAAGCGCCTGCGGAACGTGGGTCCGCTCGTTTCGTTCCACTTCGAGGACACTCCGTTGGCCGGACGCTTCTCCAACCAGGGATCGCTGCCGAACATCGCCGTCGGAACGGTGGCGGGCAGCACGCCGTATGCTGGAAAATGGGCGGACACCGATCTTCAGGAAGTCGCCACCAAATTGGAGAGCACGTTGGACAACGCGGCCTTCAGCGGCAGCGGCTACGTCTTGAACCCGGTGTCCAACTACAATGTGGACCTTTATAACCGCGCTGCGGAAATCGGCACCTGGGGGCCGGTCTTCCCGATCAACGACAAGCAGCTCTTCACCGAGGTCACGAAGAAGCTGGAGGTCGCCTATTACGAAAATCCCTATCTCACCGACCGCAAGTCGAACCCGAACGTCTCCTGGCCGTACATCGCGACGGAATACAAGGATGTCACCTTCCCGGCGCTCGGACCGAACAAGGACAAGGCCATCTATATCGCCAGCCGCATCGGTTCGGAAGGGGTGGACCAGAAGGGATTCACCCAGCCGGTCTTCGATCTCGCCGATTATGCGGATCTGAAAATCTATCAACAGCCTGACAGGACGCTCGCCGGTTACAACCCGAACGAGGAACACGCGCTCGTGGCTCCTGCGAACCGTGCGGCCCTGAAGGTCAAGAACCTTGGCGAGGACGTGCCGAACAATCCGCCGCTCGCCGCCTTCGCGCTCCAGCGTGACATCAACACCGCCACCACCATCTACACTTCGGATCCATGGGTGCTGGTCCAGGTGAACAACCTCGCCACGGGCGAGCCCGAGATGGCGGCCTATCAGGTGTTCAAGACCCGGACCGGGGCAACCGCCTTCCCTCGTCCGAGCACGGCCGTGGTGAATACGGCCGGTTCCGGCCTCGCCTACGAGGCGGCTTCCGTCCCCGAGGATGGTTTCCTCACCATGGATCCGGCGAAGTCTTTGAACTTCAGCTACCAGTTCGACTATCCGGTGTTCGCGGGCGACCTGCTCATCCCGCCATACCCGCTCAACATCGTCATCGGGAACGTCCCGATGCGCGACGCCCGCGGGAACAGCCTCCAGGTGAACGGTGTCAACCAGCGCACGCTCTGGCGTGACGTGAACAGCAACGCCTGGGTGGTCTCAGGCGGCGGCCAGTTCTTCCACCAGTTCTTCTACCCCTTCCGGTCCGACTTCTATCTCGCCGGTGCCACGGCGGGTGTTCCTGTCGCATGGCTGCCGGACGACGGCAGGACCTATACCGGCACGGGAACATCCCTCAATCCGGTGAAGGTCAACTACACCTCCTACTGGCGGAAGGATTATCCGAAGCTCAAGCGGGGCGAGACGCTCACCTACCAAGGTGGCGAATACTTCAATGAAACTCCCGGATCGAACGGATTGCCGGCGCTTGTCGCCATGGCCTCCGCTGAGGTGATCTATGACAGCTCCACACCGAGCATGGTATACGGCCCGACCGCGACGAACAGCCATGACCTGAGCAAGGCATCCGCCCGCATCATCCGTCCGCTGGACCGCCGGGAAAACCCGTTCACCGTCGCGCAGATGGGTGGTGCCGGCTTCACACCCGCCGCCACGGCCAAGGTGTTCATCGTCGCGGAGCGCTGGTATTTCAAGGAACTGCCCGGCTCCCTGCAGAAGCGCTTCTACTTCGACTCTCTCGCCGCGAAACTCGTTTTCCGCGGTCGTCTGAACGACAAGGAAAGCGGCGATTCCAATCTCACCGCCGGTCCCGACCCGCTCAACATTCTCGAGCCGAACGTCCTCACCAAGGACGATTACACCCGTCTCCGCGCGCTCTCCAGCGACAGTGCCTGGAGAACGGCCATCGATAACATCTACCTGAAGGTTCAGAATCCGGAGGATATTTCCAGTGGCAACACGAACGCCTCTGCGGCGGCCAAAAACCTGCAGGGCGTGAAACCCAAGCCGTCCAATTACCCGAACGAACTAGGCAAGTTCTGGATCAAGAACGGCAGCACCTACACCGAGACAACCTCGCCGACACCGACGATGGTTCCGCTCGACAGCTTCGGCGTCGGCTCCGCGCTCGTTCCCAGCCCGACCCTGCTGACCCAGAACCCGAACGGTTCGATCTACATCACCATCGCGGAAAACAACCGCACCGAACTTGTCGGCGCGCCGATCAGCCTGCACATCATCGAGATCATTCCGGACCGTTATCGCGGCGCGATCAAGGTCATCGAGGGTTCGGACGCGTTCAGTGAGAAGGTCACCCTCCAGCACAACGGTGAGTTCGGCGCGAACACCGCCGACCTTTACTACGAGTGGTGGATCAGAGACGCCGCCCCGCTCGACGTGGTGGCGCAGGAGGTGCTTGCGAACGGCACGCTCACCCAGACATCCGCCAGCGGCCAGTCGCTGTGGCAGGAATACATCCCTACCGACCGCGCTTCGGAGACCTCTCTCGATGGCAAGCACCTCGGACTGAACTCCGTCGTCTTCGAAGGCAGGCCGGACGTGGTGCTGGCGGACAAGCTGGTGCTCATGCGCTACCGCCACAGGAGCGAGAGCAACTGGAAACTCGTGCCCTTCGAATTTGCGAACGCCTCCGTGGCATGGAAACCCGGCAGCGTCCTTCCTGTCACGGCCGCTCCGTTCCAATGGGCGGGTGCCGCGAACTCCCCGCAGCTCCAGGCCGACGGCAGCAAGCGCTACATCCCGCAACTCGTCATGGGGTGGGTGAAGCGCGTGCTCGACCGCATCAATCCCTATGAGGCCCGCTACGCGGACTTCTTCAGCAATGAAAGTCCGGCGACCTACAGCAGCCAGATCCAGATCGCCGGGGCTCCATACGCCGGAAACGTGGCGCTGAACCCGAGCAAGAACGTCATCGAGAACACCGGCCTCATCGAGCTCTACCGCACGGTCCTGGAGCGCGCCAAGGAACTGTCGATCGACAATTCCAGCAATGGAAACACGACCGACGGCATCAATCAGGCGCTGCTGCTCGCCGCCACCCGCCTCTCGGTGCTTTACGAATTGTTGGGCAATGAAGCCTACAGCGACGCCCAGGATTCCACCATCAACTCGGGTGAGGACGCCGCGCTGTCCAGTGTCGCTTCCTTCACCCATGCCTTCCAAAACATGGAGTCGGATCTCCAGCACGAGGAACTTTCCCTCCTGCGGGGAACCGATTTCGGCAAGAGCTACCCGATTTACAACCGCATGTTCTGGAACTACGCCAAGGGTCTGGGCGAAGCGGCCTACAACGTGAATTACAACATTTACGACGTGAACACGGACGGCTTCATCAACGAGGACGACGCCCGCAAGCTCTACCCGCAGGGTCACGGCGACGCATGGGGACATTACGTTTCCGCGCTCGACATGCACTACACGCTGCTGCAGCACTCCGGCTTCAGCTGGAAGACCCGCTCCGAGCTCTATTCGCTCATGCAGAACGTGCTCGAGGTGGATTTCCTCGACGAAAAGACCTTCGCCCGTCTCGGTGCCGAACGCGCCCGCGCCGGCCGCGACATCGTGCGTAACACCTACCGCCTGAACTACACCCAGAACCCCGACGGACAGTGGCAGGGCTACACCGATGGTGCCGATCCCGCCCGTGCCTGGGGTGTTTCCGAGTGGGCACATCGCGCCGGCCAGGCCAGCCATTTCGACTGGGTTGTCGCGAACGCTCTTCTTCCTGAGGACGCCGGTGCCGCCACTCCGGTCACCAATCCTGAAAACCTCGACCGCATCGAGCGTTCGGGAGCCATTGATGAGATCGGGGCCATCGCGGGCGGACTGCATGAGATCCAGGTCGCCATGGACGAAGCGAACAGCGGGGTGAATCCGCTGGGCCTCGATTCCGACGCCTTCGCCTTCGACATCGAGCTCCAGTTCTACAACAACGCGTCCGGCGGCGACCGCCGTTCGCAGTTCGAGCAGATCTACACCCGTGCCCTGGACGCGAGCGCCAACGCGCTCACCACCCTCGACATGGCCACCCAGTCCGGCAACAAGCTGCGCTCTCTCGCGGATGACACCGACGGGCTCATCCAGGAGGCGATGGCGCAGGACCTGGATTTCCGGAACCGCCTGATCGAGATCTTCGGTCGTCCGTATGACGGCACCATCGGCGTCGGCAAGGCCTATCCGGAAGGTTATCTCGGCCCGGACACCCTGCTCTACGCCTATCTCGACAAGACAAAGATCTCCGAAATCGTTCCGGAGCGCGCGTCCTCCGACAAGAAGGTCGTGACTTTTGACACGATCTACAAGGAAGCGACCGGCATCATGAACAAGAAGTCCATGGTCGATCTCTACAAGGGTGCCTGGGATGGAAGTCCGGGAACGAAACGCACGACCGCGTTTGAGACCCTCATCGGAAACAACAACTATCGTTTCGAGAACAAGACCTTCACCGCGCCTTACACGACCGCTTCGAAATATGCGTTCCAGTCCCTTCCCGGATGGGGCACGCGGACCAGCTATGGTCGGGTTCAGGCATCGTTGCAGGACATGCTCGCCGATGAGATCGAGCTGGACAGCGCCATTTCCGACTACATCGCCTACCTGCGGGAGTTGGAGAACAAGCTCCACCGCATCGACAGCCAGCTGGCCATCTTCCAGGAGAAAAACGACAACCACGACGAGATCGCGAAGCTTCGCAAGAAGTTGAGCGACACGGTGATCGGACTGGAGACGGCGTTCGGCATCGTATCCAGGGTCGCCGGATTCCTTTCGGCTGCCATGGAGGCGGGCAAGGAAGCCATTCCCGAGGTTGTCGGATTTTCGTTCGACGCGACTTCGGTCCCGAGAGGTGTTTTGAAATCCATCTGGGGTATTACCAAAGTTGTTGAAGGGATCGCCGACACGGTGAAGGAACTGAGCGTGGCGATCGTCACCCGCGATGCGGAAGCCAACGAATACAAGATCGACCTGCGCAACGAGCAGCTCGACCAGGTGGCCGAGCTGGAAGGCATGATCGAGGAATTCCAGAGCCTCGCCGGTGCCGAGCAGTCGCAACGCAACGCCATCGGTGCCGCGATCCAGAACATGGAGGTGCACCGCCAGGAATACATCACCGCACAGGCCGAGGGCTTCCGCCTTCTGCGCGAGCGCGAGGCATTCAACAAGATCCTCGCCGCCAAGGTGCAGAAGAACCGTTATCAGGACATGATCTTCCGCCTGTCCCGCAACGAGGCGATGAGCAAGTATCAAAGCTCGTTCGACGCCGCCGCGCGCTACGCATGGCTCGCCGCACGTGCCTATGACTATGAGACCAGCCTCGACCCCGGCCATCCTGCCGCACCGGGCTCGTTGCTCGACAAGATCGTGAAGGAGCGCCAGCTCGGCGCATGGGCGGATGGCGTGCCACAGATCGGACACGGCGGCCTTGCCGAAATCCTCGCCCAGCTCAAGGGCAACTTCAACGTGCTCAAGGGCCAGCTCGGCATCAGCAACCCGCAGGAGGCGAACGAGAAGATCTCCCTCCGCAGCGAGCTGTTCCGCATCAACACCATGGATTCGGAGTTGTCCGCGGCACAGGAACTGAAGGCGAACATCGCCGCCCTGAACATCCCCGAGTCCCAGCTCACCATGGACCAGCGCCTGCTGCTCGCCACCCTGGATGATGAGGAGAACCAGGCTGCCCTTGCCCAAGGCCCCGCCAGTGACGACCGCTGGAAGGACGCGCTCAAGGCGCGCATCGTGCCGGACCTGAACACCATGCCCGAGTTCGTACGCCATTGCCGCCCCTTCGCGACAGGCGTCCAACCGGGCCTCGTGATCCGCTTCAGCACCACCATCGAGACAGGGAAGAACCTCTTCGGGCTGCCGCTCATCGCCGGAGACCACAGCTACAGCACGGCGAACTTCGCCACGAAGATCCAGGCGCTCGGCGTCTGGCTGGACAACTACAACGCGGCGGGGCTGTCCATCTCCCCACGCGCCTACCTTGTCCCGCTCGGCACGGATTACCTGCGGAACTCGACCGCAAGCCAGCCGATCACGCGTGCCTGGAACATCGTGGAACAGCGCATTCCGACGCCTTATCTGATCAACGCGGGCAACATCTCGTCGCCGAATTACATTCCGACCCTCAACGGTGTGGACGGATCGTTCAGCGATCTCCGCCGCCATGGAGACTTCCGGATGTATCACGACAATGGTGATCCGGAGGCGGACGACAGCGAGCTCATCATGGACTCGCGCCTCATCAGCCGCTCGGTCTGGAACTCGCAATGGATGCTCGTCATCCCGGGTGCCGGTCTGGATGCCAACCCGGAAGCCGGTCTCCAGAAGCTCACGGACAACATTTCCGACATCAAACTCTACTTCCTGACCTACTCCCATCAAGGGCAGTAA